From the Salarias fasciatus chromosome 16, fSalaFa1.1, whole genome shotgun sequence genome, one window contains:
- the igfbp5b gene encoding insulin-like growth factor-binding protein 5b, which yields MFLSVCLLVTFILGLSGCLGSYVPCEPCDQKALSMCPPVPVGCQLVKEPGCGCCLTCALSEGQACGVYTGTCTQGLRCLPRSGEEKPLHALLHGRGVCTNEKGYKPAHPPVDRESREHEDTLTTEITEELQPAKVPLLHKDKSQDIMNTRKVHAVRKAQKRKEGKQRSMGSPMDYSPLPIDKHEPEFGPCRRKLDGIIQGMKDTSRVMALSLYLPNCDRKGFFKRKQCKPSRGRKRGICWCVDKYGVQLPGTDYSGGDIQCKDLESSNNNNE from the exons ATGTTTCTGAGCGTGTGCCTCCTGGTGACATTTATCTTGGGGCTGTCCGGGTGCCTGGGCTCGTACGTGCCGTGCGAGCCCTGCGACCAGAAGGCGCTGTCCATGTGCCCTCCGGTGCCGGTCGGCTGCCAGCTGGTCAAGGAGCCCGGCTGCGGCTGCTGCCTAACGTGCGCCCTGTCCGAGGGGCAGGCGTGCGGCGTTTACACCGGGACGTGCACGCAGGGCCTCCGCTGCCTGCCGAGGAGCGGGGAGGAGAAGCCCCTGCACGCGCTCCTCCACGGCAGGGGAGTGTGCACCAACGAGAAAGGATACAAACCTGCCCACCCGCCCGTAG ATCGTGAGTCTCGAGAGCATGAAGACACCTTAACCACAGAGAttacagaggagctgcagccagcTAAAGTGCCACTCCTCCACAAAGACAAGTCACAAGACATTATGAATACTAGAAAAGTCCATGCCGTGCGCAAGGcgcagaagaggaaggaaggcAAGCAGCGCTCCATGGGATCCCCCATGGATTACTCCCCGCTGCCCATCGACAAGCATGAGCCTGAGTTT GGTCCATGCAGAAGAAAACTGGATGGCATCATTCAGGGCATGAAGGACACTTCTCGTGTAATGGCTCTGTCTTTGTACCTTCCCAACTGTGACAGAAAAGGATTTTTCAAGCGCAAACAG TGCAAACCGTCCCGTGGCCGCAAGCGAGGCATCTGCTGGTGCGTGGACAAGTACGGCGTGCAGCTCCCGGGCACGGACTACAGCGGTGGGGACATTCAATGTAAGGACCTGgagagcagcaacaacaacaacgagtGA